Proteins found in one Promicromonospora sukumoe genomic segment:
- a CDS encoding carbohydrate ABC transporter permease, which translates to MSTLAAQRRHDPRAGDGTREPDDGRPAPTAHAPRRRGWWIVALVLAVVAFVWVFPFLWMVSASLKSPGEIFAGGLNLIPETLAWENYGRAWTEGRFGQYLLNTVIVTVTTTAIVVVRCALAGYVIGRYRFPGSRLVIGIFVATLFVPTGYTIIPIVKVSLELGLLNSLAGMILALGGASNVAAILIYAGYFRRMPADLEEAAIVDGAGFLRVFLRIMLPLSMPVTATVGILTFLATWNAFFLPLVFSSTNPDLRTVSVGMQAFVGENSTDWAAMAAAGVISILPVVVLFVFMQKYFVEGIAGAVKA; encoded by the coding sequence ATGAGCACCCTCGCCGCACAGCGCCGTCACGACCCGCGGGCCGGTGACGGGACCCGGGAGCCCGACGACGGGCGTCCGGCACCCACCGCCCACGCTCCGCGGCGCCGCGGCTGGTGGATCGTCGCCCTCGTGCTCGCCGTGGTCGCGTTCGTCTGGGTCTTCCCGTTCCTCTGGATGGTGTCCGCGTCGCTGAAGAGCCCCGGCGAGATCTTCGCCGGCGGCCTGAACCTGATACCCGAGACGCTCGCGTGGGAGAACTACGGCCGGGCGTGGACCGAGGGCCGGTTCGGGCAGTACCTGCTCAACACGGTGATCGTCACGGTGACGACCACGGCGATCGTCGTCGTGCGGTGCGCGCTGGCCGGGTACGTCATCGGGCGCTACCGGTTCCCCGGGTCGCGCCTGGTCATCGGCATCTTCGTCGCGACCCTGTTCGTGCCCACCGGGTACACGATCATCCCGATCGTCAAGGTGTCCCTCGAGCTCGGGCTGCTCAACTCCCTTGCCGGCATGATCCTCGCCCTAGGCGGGGCGTCCAACGTGGCGGCGATCCTCATCTACGCCGGCTACTTCCGCAGGATGCCCGCCGACCTGGAGGAGGCCGCGATCGTGGACGGCGCGGGGTTCCTGCGGGTGTTCCTGCGGATCATGCTCCCGCTGTCGATGCCGGTCACCGCCACCGTCGGGATCCTGACGTTCCTGGCCACCTGGAACGCGTTCTTCCTGCCCCTGGTCTTCTCGTCGACCAACCCCGACCTGCGCACGGTCAGTGTCGGCATGCAGGCGTTCGTGGGGGAGAACTCGACCGACTGGGCGGCCATGGCGGCCGCCGGCGTGATCTCGATCCTGCCCGTCGTCGTCCTGTTCGTGTTCATGCAGAAGTACTTCGTCGAAGGCATCGCCGGCGCCGTCAAGGCGTAG
- a CDS encoding ABC transporter substrate-binding protein: MLELSRLEISRRTFVGGVGVGALAGLLAACGGTGTAPGVGTGIRWWDHFGGLQDQHKVWAAEQAKKLGLPVEYTYNEPGRATEALQLANQSEQLPDVYSNIVGLPLPALVDSGWVSPIELSDEALARLPEGTLVEGISMLDGVVYGLPVMSDRQYWACTWYNSEIAGSVGFEPPRSYDELRTALRAIADDGRFAPMTLALGASERMRDQADDLAQSGGFPGWQGLRYDTGEYAYDDDAYVNVIELLKEISDNGWLLPGTNSFQVPDARGRWAAGSVGFAIDGPWAPGGVRALNEAHLPKMATSGQLTPEGEDLVITRGAPAPVWFVAGNTKHADEVNLLLESFTQDDYQALLAEAMDQPPLNLDVVADADVIEPYAWLVEDYKKRVFRAPQPQVRNPAANEALAFVMPAAPHLGDIIQGYLGGDLTDLRAELVKLSDTANQNLDQAIDKAGAAGAKVSRDDWAFTDWQRGVDYAY; this comes from the coding sequence ATGCTCGAACTATCGCGACTCGAGATATCACGCCGCACCTTTGTCGGTGGAGTAGGGGTCGGCGCGCTCGCGGGGCTGCTCGCCGCGTGCGGCGGCACGGGTACCGCCCCCGGGGTGGGTACGGGCATCCGCTGGTGGGACCACTTCGGCGGCCTCCAGGACCAGCACAAGGTCTGGGCGGCCGAGCAGGCCAAGAAGCTCGGCCTGCCCGTCGAGTACACCTACAACGAACCCGGCCGCGCGACCGAGGCGCTCCAGCTCGCGAACCAGTCCGAGCAGCTCCCGGACGTCTACTCCAACATCGTCGGCCTGCCGCTGCCCGCCCTGGTCGACTCCGGCTGGGTCAGCCCGATCGAGCTGTCGGACGAGGCGCTGGCGCGGCTGCCCGAGGGCACCCTCGTCGAGGGCATCAGCATGCTCGACGGCGTGGTGTACGGCCTGCCGGTCATGTCCGACCGCCAGTACTGGGCCTGCACCTGGTACAACTCCGAGATCGCCGGGTCGGTCGGCTTCGAGCCGCCGCGCAGCTACGACGAGCTCCGCACTGCTCTGCGCGCCATCGCCGACGACGGCCGGTTCGCGCCGATGACCCTGGCCCTCGGGGCGAGCGAGCGGATGCGCGACCAGGCCGACGACCTCGCGCAGTCCGGCGGGTTCCCCGGCTGGCAGGGGCTGCGCTACGACACCGGCGAGTACGCCTACGACGACGACGCCTACGTGAACGTCATCGAGCTGCTCAAGGAGATCTCGGACAACGGCTGGCTGCTGCCCGGCACCAACTCCTTCCAGGTGCCCGACGCGCGCGGCCGCTGGGCGGCGGGCAGCGTCGGCTTCGCCATCGACGGCCCCTGGGCGCCGGGTGGTGTCCGGGCGCTCAACGAGGCGCACCTGCCCAAGATGGCGACGTCGGGCCAGCTCACGCCCGAGGGCGAGGACCTCGTGATCACGCGCGGCGCGCCGGCGCCCGTGTGGTTCGTCGCCGGGAACACGAAGCACGCCGACGAGGTGAACCTGCTGCTCGAGTCGTTCACCCAGGACGACTACCAGGCGCTCCTCGCCGAGGCGATGGACCAGCCCCCGCTCAACCTGGACGTCGTGGCCGACGCCGACGTCATCGAGCCGTACGCCTGGCTGGTCGAGGACTACAAGAAGCGGGTCTTCCGGGCCCCGCAGCCCCAGGTGCGCAACCCCGCCGCGAACGAGGCCCTCGCCTTCGTCATGCCGGCCGCGCCCCACCTCGGGGACATCATCCAGGGCTACCTGGGCGGCGACCTCACCGACCTGCGGGCAGAGCTCGTCAAGCTCAGCGACACCGCCAACCAGAACCTCGACCAGGCGATCGACAAGGCCGGCGCCGCGGGGGCGAAGGTCTCCCGGGACGACTGGGCGTTCACCGACTGGCAGCGCGGCGTCGACTACGCCTACTGA
- a CDS encoding SDR family NAD(P)-dependent oxidoreductase, producing MHAFPAERTAIVTGAASRRGIGRAAAHRLARDGWSVGVLDIDGAAVKDLAVELTRTYGVRAAGAGADVGDADAVRAAIAELTAALPPVVALANIAGVSSPTPYLELDDAEWERVLRINLHGVHHVTRAVVPAMVQAGVGRVVCLSSVSAQRGGGTYSRTPYSVAKAGVIGLARSLARELGEHGITANAIAPGPIDTDIMGGTLSDERKAELVGDLVVDRVGTTDDIAAAISFLVGPESGFITGQTLNVDGGLHMH from the coding sequence ATGCACGCATTTCCCGCCGAGCGAACGGCGATCGTCACGGGCGCGGCCTCACGACGGGGCATCGGCCGGGCCGCGGCCCACCGCCTGGCCCGGGACGGCTGGTCCGTCGGGGTGCTCGACATCGACGGCGCCGCGGTCAAGGACCTCGCCGTGGAGCTGACCAGGACCTACGGCGTCCGGGCCGCGGGAGCAGGGGCCGACGTCGGGGACGCCGACGCCGTCCGTGCCGCGATCGCCGAGCTGACCGCCGCGCTGCCGCCGGTCGTCGCGCTCGCGAACATCGCCGGCGTCAGCTCCCCGACGCCGTACCTCGAGCTCGACGACGCCGAGTGGGAGCGGGTGCTGCGCATCAACCTGCACGGCGTGCACCACGTCACCCGGGCGGTCGTGCCCGCGATGGTCCAGGCGGGCGTCGGGCGGGTGGTGTGCCTCTCGTCCGTGTCGGCCCAGCGCGGCGGCGGCACCTACAGCCGCACGCCGTACTCGGTGGCGAAGGCCGGCGTGATCGGCCTCGCCCGCTCCCTGGCGCGGGAGCTCGGCGAGCACGGGATCACCGCCAACGCGATCGCCCCGGGACCGATCGACACCGACATCATGGGCGGCACCCTCAGCGACGAGCGCAAGGCCGAGCTCGTCGGCGACCTCGTCGTGGACCGGGTCGGCACCACGGACGACATCGCCGCGGCCATCAGCTTCCTGGTCGGCCCGGAGTCCGGCTTCATCACCGGTCAGACGCTCAACGTCGACGGCGGGCTCCACATGCACTGA
- a CDS encoding triose-phosphate isomerase gives MTPAGTRWIGTSWKMTKSLSEARRYATALAAAARPGRWPGLQPFVIPSATALTTVRDALPPSAGVLLGAQNAHWADSGAWTGEVSVPQVADAGARLVEIGHSERREHFGDTDDVVRRKVESVLRHGLVPLLCVGEPAAVRAAGGSVEHVLDQARAALAGADLAGAAGAGVAGPSRVLVAYEPVWAIGEHGTPARPDDVADVVAALAAELGPRVHGVLYGGSVDRANMHELLAVEHVSGLFIGRAAWDVDAFVAILDGAAAARPTS, from the coding sequence ATGACCCCGGCCGGCACCCGCTGGATCGGCACGAGCTGGAAGATGACCAAGTCGCTGTCCGAGGCGCGCCGGTACGCCACGGCGCTCGCCGCGGCCGCGCGCCCCGGGCGGTGGCCCGGCCTCCAGCCGTTCGTGATCCCGTCCGCGACGGCGCTCACCACGGTCCGCGACGCCCTGCCGCCGTCGGCCGGGGTGCTGCTCGGGGCACAGAACGCGCACTGGGCGGACAGCGGGGCCTGGACCGGCGAGGTCTCGGTGCCACAGGTCGCCGACGCCGGGGCGCGCCTCGTCGAGATCGGGCACTCGGAGCGGCGCGAGCACTTCGGCGACACCGACGACGTGGTGCGCCGCAAGGTCGAGTCCGTGCTGCGGCACGGCCTGGTGCCGCTGCTCTGCGTGGGCGAGCCCGCGGCAGTGCGGGCGGCGGGCGGCTCGGTCGAGCACGTGCTCGACCAGGCGCGTGCGGCGCTCGCGGGGGCGGACCTGGCGGGGGCGGCTGGGGCAGGCGTGGCCGGACCGAGCCGGGTGCTTGTCGCCTACGAACCCGTCTGGGCGATCGGGGAGCACGGCACACCTGCACGGCCGGACGACGTCGCCGACGTCGTCGCGGCGCTCGCGGCCGAGCTGGGCCCCCGCGTCCACGGGGTCCTGTACGGCGGCTCGGTGGACCGGGCGAACATGCACGAGCTGCTGGCCGTGGAGCACGTGAGCGGCCTGTTCATCGGCCGGGCCGCGTGGGACGTGGACGCGTTCGTCGCGATCCTGGACGGCGCCGCGGCTGCGAGACCGACCAGCTGA
- a CDS encoding sugar phosphate isomerase/epimerase family protein: protein MRTAENWPIAANMLSFGATAADGTPNLDAPAESWRAQLQQVADLGFTHVDPTDAWLSIGELTDSRFGDLLGVLKETGLTVPSVSTTRRSVVDARHGEDYLRLGHTIIDRAPQLGAEVVSFGFMQALTPAQQGALWFWLADGHHDDVDDTATYALAVSRIQELADHARDLRVQVSLEMYEDTYLGTPDLAVRFAHDVGRDNVGLNPDLGNLVRLHRPVEDIPTMFEKVLPLTNFWHIKNYTRDEDPATGSYATHPTPLVQGVVNYRAVIRRALELGFEGVFVCEHYGSDSLGVAAINREYIREVLRGAGR, encoded by the coding sequence ATGCGCACAGCCGAGAACTGGCCCATCGCGGCCAACATGCTGTCCTTCGGGGCGACCGCCGCGGACGGCACCCCCAACCTCGACGCACCCGCGGAGTCCTGGCGGGCCCAGCTCCAGCAGGTCGCCGACCTGGGCTTCACGCACGTCGACCCGACCGATGCCTGGCTGTCGATCGGGGAGCTGACCGACTCACGCTTCGGCGACCTGCTCGGCGTGCTGAAGGAGACCGGCCTGACGGTCCCGTCCGTGTCGACCACCCGCCGCAGCGTCGTCGACGCCCGACACGGGGAGGACTACCTGCGCCTCGGCCACACCATCATCGACCGCGCCCCGCAGCTCGGGGCCGAGGTCGTGAGCTTCGGCTTCATGCAGGCGCTCACCCCAGCGCAGCAGGGGGCCCTGTGGTTCTGGCTGGCTGACGGACACCACGACGACGTCGACGACACCGCGACCTACGCGCTCGCGGTCAGCCGGATCCAGGAGCTCGCCGACCACGCCCGCGACCTCAGGGTGCAGGTCAGCCTCGAGATGTACGAGGACACCTACCTCGGCACGCCCGATCTGGCGGTGCGGTTCGCCCACGACGTCGGCCGGGACAACGTGGGCCTCAACCCCGATCTGGGCAACCTGGTGCGCCTGCACCGGCCGGTCGAGGACATCCCCACGATGTTCGAGAAGGTCCTGCCGCTGACGAACTTCTGGCACATCAAGAACTACACGCGCGACGAGGACCCGGCGACGGGCTCGTACGCGACGCATCCGACGCCGCTGGTGCAGGGCGTCGTGAACTATCGCGCGGTGATCCGCCGGGCCCTGGAGCTGGGGTTCGAGGGGGTGTTCGTGTGCGAGCACTACGGCTCCGACAGCCTCGGCGTCGCCGCCATCAACCGGGAGTACATCCGCGAGGTGCTACGCGGCGCCGGGCGCTGA
- a CDS encoding dihydroxyacetone kinase family protein — protein MTYVYNRPEDFAAEALRGLVKAHPGRLRSVPGGIARAEGTRPGKVAVVVGGGSGHYPAFAGLVGAGVADAAVCGEVFTSPSTRQVLDVCRAADAGAGVFLTFGNYAGDVLNFGAAASRLRAQGTDVSILLVTDDVASAPADRAAERRGVAGDLVVFKVAGAAAERGADLAEVDRLATRANARTRSFGVAFGGCTLPGQDHPLFGLEPGQVGWGLGIHGEPGVGEEAVPTAAGLAAELVERVLAERPADADGRVAVLLNGLGNVKYEELFVLWDRVHDLLAERGVRLVAPLVGEYVTSLDMAGCSLTVCWLDDELEPLWLDPADTPAFRHGGWRAAPAGGAAGGVVGPGTEPAAEPATALVPATTEQGAAAARSVAQILHRARTALHDAEEMLGDLDARAGDGDHGRGMSRGVDAAVEAADAAVAAGGDAPSVLRRAADAWADKAGGTSGALWGVGLFALADSLPTDAAVSLDDLVAGMSAARAQIRSVGGASVGDKTLVDALEPAVEVLVAATGAGAAPRSSGETWQAAVRAARQGATATTQFTARLGRSRVLGDKSLGVADPGATSLALLLGEAGAAVGVPVPENSTKEAR, from the coding sequence ATGACCTACGTGTACAACCGTCCCGAAGACTTCGCGGCCGAGGCGCTGCGTGGCCTCGTCAAGGCCCATCCTGGCCGCCTGCGGTCGGTGCCCGGGGGGATAGCCCGCGCGGAGGGCACCCGCCCCGGCAAGGTGGCCGTCGTGGTGGGCGGTGGTTCGGGGCACTACCCGGCGTTCGCCGGCCTGGTGGGTGCGGGCGTGGCCGACGCCGCGGTGTGCGGCGAGGTCTTCACGTCGCCGTCCACGCGCCAGGTGCTCGACGTGTGCCGCGCCGCCGACGCCGGTGCCGGGGTGTTCCTCACCTTCGGCAACTACGCGGGCGACGTCCTGAACTTCGGCGCGGCGGCCAGCCGCCTGCGGGCCCAGGGCACGGACGTCTCGATCCTCCTGGTCACCGACGACGTCGCCTCCGCCCCGGCCGACCGGGCGGCGGAACGCCGGGGCGTGGCCGGTGACCTGGTCGTGTTCAAGGTGGCCGGCGCCGCGGCGGAGCGGGGCGCCGACCTGGCCGAGGTGGACCGGCTCGCTACCCGTGCCAACGCGCGCACCCGGTCGTTCGGCGTCGCGTTCGGCGGGTGCACGCTCCCGGGCCAGGACCACCCGCTGTTCGGCCTGGAGCCGGGGCAGGTCGGGTGGGGCCTGGGCATCCACGGCGAGCCGGGAGTGGGCGAGGAGGCCGTGCCGACGGCGGCCGGGCTGGCCGCCGAGCTCGTCGAGCGGGTCCTGGCCGAGCGCCCGGCCGACGCCGACGGCCGTGTCGCCGTGCTGCTCAACGGGCTCGGGAACGTGAAGTACGAGGAGCTGTTCGTCCTCTGGGACCGGGTGCACGACCTGCTCGCGGAACGCGGCGTGCGGCTGGTGGCCCCGCTGGTGGGGGAGTACGTGACGAGCCTCGACATGGCCGGGTGCTCGCTGACGGTGTGCTGGCTCGACGACGAGCTGGAGCCGCTGTGGCTGGACCCGGCCGACACGCCGGCCTTCCGGCACGGGGGATGGCGGGCGGCTCCGGCCGGGGGCGCTGCCGGGGGCGTCGTCGGGCCGGGCACCGAGCCGGCCGCTGAACCGGCCACGGCGCTCGTGCCCGCGACCACCGAGCAGGGGGCCGCGGCCGCCCGGTCCGTGGCCCAGATCCTGCACCGTGCCCGGACCGCGCTGCACGACGCCGAGGAGATGCTCGGCGACCTGGACGCACGGGCCGGCGACGGCGATCACGGCCGCGGCATGTCACGCGGGGTGGACGCGGCCGTCGAGGCGGCAGACGCCGCGGTGGCCGCCGGCGGGGACGCCCCCTCCGTGCTGCGCCGCGCGGCCGACGCCTGGGCCGACAAGGCCGGCGGCACGTCAGGAGCGCTCTGGGGGGTGGGGCTGTTCGCGCTGGCCGACTCTCTCCCCACGGACGCAGCGGTCTCCCTCGACGACCTCGTGGCCGGGATGAGCGCGGCCAGGGCGCAGATCCGGTCGGTCGGCGGCGCGAGCGTGGGCGACAAGACGCTCGTGGACGCGCTGGAACCGGCGGTCGAGGTGCTGGTGGCGGCCACCGGTGCCGGTGCCGCGCCGCGCTCGTCCGGCGAGACATGGCAGGCCGCGGTCCGCGCCGCCCGTCAGGGCGCCACCGCGACCACGCAGTTCACGGCCCGGCTCGGCCGCTCGCGGGTGCTCGGCGACAAGAGCCTCGGCGTCGCGGACCCCGGGGCGACGTCGCTCGCCCTGCTGCTGGGCGAGGCGGGTGCCGCCGTCGGCGTCCCCGTGCCCGAGAACTCGACCAAGGAGGCGCGATGA
- a CDS encoding ribose-5-phosphate isomerase produces MTTGLRLVIGSDDAGFDYKEILKRDLEADDRVASVVDVGVGDDEHTAYPHIGAAAGRLVAAGEADRALLVCGTGLGVAISASKVPGVRAVTAHDSFSVERSVLSNDAQVLCFGQRVVGIELARRLAREWLGYTFDPTSASAPKVAAISQIERSADRAP; encoded by the coding sequence ATGACGACGGGACTGCGGCTGGTGATCGGCTCGGACGACGCCGGCTTCGACTACAAGGAGATCCTGAAGCGGGACCTGGAGGCGGACGACCGGGTGGCCTCGGTGGTCGACGTCGGCGTGGGGGACGACGAGCACACCGCCTACCCCCACATCGGTGCGGCGGCGGGCCGCCTCGTCGCGGCGGGGGAGGCCGACCGCGCCCTGCTGGTGTGCGGCACGGGCCTCGGGGTGGCGATCTCGGCGAGCAAGGTGCCGGGCGTCCGCGCCGTGACCGCGCACGACTCGTTCTCGGTCGAGCGCTCCGTGCTCTCCAACGACGCGCAGGTGCTGTGCTTCGGCCAGCGCGTGGTGGGCATCGAGCTGGCCCGCCGGCTGGCGCGGGAGTGGCTCGGCTACACGTTCGACCCGACCTCGGCGTCCGCGCCCAAGGTGGCCGCGATCAGCCAGATCGAGCGATCGGCCGATCGGGCCCCGTGA
- a CDS encoding molybdopterin-dependent oxidoreductase: MTPATESPTAPSVERSPGGAGWAALAGVLAGGAGLAVAELVATVVAPGASTLFAGGAAVIDAVPPGLKDLAVEWFGTNDKAVLLATMGVVLALGAALAGWLELRRPPVGAVLMGVVGVVGVVVAVLRPSATPLWALPSAIGLGAAVLLLRAAVARLRPVPGGGEVSAGETPGGAVNRRGFLAVSGITVGVAVLALAGSRVLSMGSTAISAVREKLRLPTARTPAPPVPAGADLKLDDLAPYVTPNEDFYRIDTALIVPQVNPQDWALEVSGLVDEPFTITWDELMELPMEEHYVTLSCVSNAVGGDLVGNALWLGYPIRALLERAKPQAGADMVLSTSDDGFTAGTPLDVLQDPDRECLLAIGMNGEPLPEEHGFPARLVVPGLYGYVSATKWVTSLKVTTFDADEGYWTPRGWDALGPIKIASRIDVPRLSVPPSAGAVTVAGVAWAQHTGISKVEVRVDGGDWVTAELAETVGPDTWLQWHTSIDLDAGYHSLTVRATDSDGEVQTEDKAPPAPNGASGWQTVSVNVT, translated from the coding sequence ATGACACCGGCCACCGAGAGCCCCACGGCACCGTCGGTCGAGCGCTCTCCGGGCGGCGCGGGCTGGGCCGCGCTCGCGGGCGTGCTCGCCGGTGGCGCCGGGCTGGCCGTCGCGGAGCTCGTTGCCACGGTCGTCGCACCCGGTGCCAGCACGCTGTTCGCAGGCGGCGCCGCCGTGATCGACGCCGTGCCCCCAGGGCTCAAGGATCTTGCCGTCGAATGGTTCGGCACCAACGACAAGGCCGTGCTGCTCGCCACGATGGGTGTGGTGCTGGCACTGGGGGCGGCGCTCGCGGGCTGGCTGGAGCTGCGCCGCCCGCCGGTGGGTGCGGTCCTGATGGGAGTCGTCGGCGTCGTCGGCGTCGTGGTCGCGGTGCTGCGCCCGAGCGCGACGCCGCTGTGGGCACTGCCCAGCGCCATCGGGCTGGGCGCCGCGGTGCTCCTGCTGCGTGCCGCCGTGGCGCGGCTGCGGCCCGTGCCGGGCGGGGGCGAGGTCTCGGCGGGCGAGACTCCGGGCGGCGCCGTGAACAGGCGTGGCTTCCTGGCCGTGTCGGGCATCACCGTGGGTGTCGCGGTGCTCGCGCTGGCCGGTTCGCGCGTGCTGTCGATGGGCTCGACCGCGATCAGCGCCGTGCGGGAGAAGCTCCGCCTGCCCACCGCGCGCACGCCGGCGCCGCCGGTGCCCGCCGGGGCAGACCTGAAGCTCGACGACCTGGCGCCGTACGTCACCCCGAACGAGGACTTCTACCGCATCGACACCGCGCTGATCGTGCCGCAGGTGAACCCGCAGGACTGGGCGCTGGAGGTCAGTGGTCTGGTGGACGAGCCGTTCACGATCACCTGGGACGAGCTCATGGAGCTGCCGATGGAGGAGCACTACGTCACGCTCTCGTGCGTGAGCAACGCCGTGGGCGGCGACCTGGTCGGCAACGCGCTGTGGCTCGGCTATCCCATCCGCGCGCTTCTGGAGCGGGCAAAGCCGCAGGCCGGCGCCGACATGGTGCTCTCCACGAGCGACGACGGCTTCACCGCGGGTACCCCGCTGGACGTGCTCCAGGACCCGGACCGCGAATGCCTGCTGGCGATCGGCATGAACGGCGAGCCGCTGCCCGAGGAGCACGGCTTCCCCGCGCGGCTGGTGGTGCCCGGCCTGTACGGGTACGTCTCGGCGACCAAGTGGGTCACCTCGCTGAAGGTCACCACCTTCGACGCCGACGAGGGCTACTGGACGCCCCGCGGCTGGGACGCACTGGGGCCCATCAAGATCGCGTCGCGCATCGACGTACCGCGCTTGTCCGTGCCCCCGTCCGCCGGCGCCGTCACCGTCGCGGGCGTCGCCTGGGCACAGCACACCGGCATCAGCAAGGTCGAGGTCCGGGTCGACGGCGGGGACTGGGTCACCGCCGAGCTCGCCGAGACGGTGGGGCCGGACACCTGGCTCCAGTGGCACACGTCGATCGACCTGGATGCCGGCTACCACAGCCTCACGGTGCGGGCCACGGACTCGGACGGAGAGGTCCAGACCGAGGACAAGGCGCCGCCGGCTCCCAACGGTGCGTCGGGCTGGCAGACCGTCTCGGTCAACGTGACCTGA
- a CDS encoding family 43 glycosylhydrolase: MSRFRRMAVAVAVLIAATPFTSSAAVPPEDPVRAAAVVNTFRNPVNPSADPSVIFHEGTYYAATTRGDRISIWRSPSIATLLAAPEEVVWRDSDATRNTQMWAPAFRHVGDRWYIYYTASDGVDSNHRMYVLESAGNSPMGPYSFKAKIADFGEYAIDGEPITHNGQDYFVWTGPGRGQGGPAQLYIARMTNPWTTTGGRVAIPADGGCTEVREGPTPLYRNGRTFLTYSTCDTGKPDYQLWMKSIANGADPMVAGNWVQHAGPVFSRNDATGVWGPGHHSFFRSPDGSEDWIAYHGKNTSTNTYSYRTTRVQRFTWNADGTPNFGRPLAAGATQTLPSGDPGAATRAINDFDTGTGLWQVQYAGSWQSGSGCGVQCFWGNDHWSGATNATATIRFNGTQIALLSVRDRGNGIAAVSIDGGPEQRVDLYSDIRVGEQLNYLSPVLPPGEHTLRVRVTGERNPASTGSVVSMDRIEVYGVG; this comes from the coding sequence ATGTCCCGTTTCCGTCGGATGGCTGTCGCGGTCGCGGTGCTGATCGCCGCCACCCCGTTCACGAGCAGCGCCGCCGTGCCACCGGAAGACCCCGTACGAGCCGCAGCAGTGGTGAACACCTTCCGCAATCCCGTGAACCCGAGCGCCGACCCGTCGGTGATCTTCCACGAGGGTACGTACTACGCCGCGACGACCCGGGGCGATCGCATCAGTATCTGGCGCTCGCCGAGCATCGCCACTCTTCTGGCGGCTCCCGAGGAGGTCGTCTGGCGCGACTCCGACGCGACCCGCAACACCCAGATGTGGGCGCCGGCGTTCCGCCACGTCGGTGACCGCTGGTACATCTACTACACGGCCTCGGACGGCGTGGACAGCAACCACCGGATGTACGTGCTGGAGTCGGCCGGGAACAGCCCCATGGGCCCGTACTCGTTCAAGGCGAAGATCGCCGACTTCGGCGAGTACGCGATCGACGGCGAGCCCATCACTCACAACGGCCAGGACTACTTCGTCTGGACAGGTCCGGGCCGAGGCCAGGGCGGACCCGCGCAGCTCTACATCGCGCGGATGACCAACCCCTGGACGACGACGGGCGGCAGGGTCGCGATCCCGGCGGACGGTGGCTGCACCGAGGTGCGGGAGGGCCCCACACCCCTCTACCGCAACGGCCGCACGTTCCTGACCTACTCCACTTGCGACACCGGCAAGCCGGACTACCAACTGTGGATGAAGAGCATCGCGAACGGCGCCGACCCGATGGTGGCGGGCAACTGGGTGCAGCACGCCGGGCCGGTCTTCTCCCGTAACGACGCGACCGGTGTCTGGGGGCCCGGGCACCACTCGTTCTTCCGGTCGCCGGACGGTTCCGAGGACTGGATCGCCTATCACGGCAAGAACACCAGCACCAACACCTACTCGTACCGCACGACGCGGGTCCAGCGCTTCACCTGGAACGCGGACGGTACGCCGAACTTCGGCCGTCCCCTGGCTGCCGGCGCGACCCAGACCCTGCCGTCCGGTGACCCCGGTGCGGCCACCCGGGCGATCAACGACTTCGACACCGGCACCGGCCTGTGGCAGGTCCAGTACGCAGGCTCCTGGCAGTCCGGCTCGGGCTGTGGCGTGCAGTGCTTCTGGGGCAACGACCACTGGAGCGGCGCCACGAACGCCACCGCCACCATCAGGTTCAACGGCACCCAGATCGCACTGCTGAGCGTGCGGGACCGCGGCAACGGCATCGCCGCCGTCTCGATCGACGGCGGTCCCGAACAGCGTGTCGACCTCTACAGCGACATCCGCGTCGGCGAGCAGCTCAACTACCTCAGCCCGGTTCTACCGCCCGGGGAGCACACGCTGCGCGTCCGGGTGACCGGGGAGCGCAACCCCGCGTCGACGGGCTCGGTCGTCAGCATGGACCGGATCGAGGTCTACGGCGTCGGCTGA
- a CDS encoding VOC family protein, translated as MAGIVWWEIETAEPETFQRFHQALSGWSFEPAFEDTEIGASYWIIQEDGHSIGGLQRAPSSAARPSAGARVYLAVDDLESTLDRVVELGGVIQRSRIALGGDDRWFGVFRDPAGVSFGLWTERPEHG; from the coding sequence ATGGCTGGGATCGTGTGGTGGGAGATCGAGACGGCGGAGCCGGAGACGTTCCAGCGGTTCCATCAGGCGCTCTCGGGTTGGTCGTTCGAGCCGGCGTTCGAGGACACGGAGATCGGCGCGTCCTACTGGATCATCCAGGAGGACGGCCACAGTATCGGCGGGCTCCAGCGCGCTCCGTCGTCTGCTGCGCGGCCGTCTGCCGGGGCGCGCGTCTACCTCGCCGTGGATGATCTTGAGTCGACCCTGGACCGCGTGGTCGAGCTCGGTGGTGTGATCCAGCGCTCTCGTATCGCACTCGGCGGCGACGACCGATGGTTCGGGGTGTTCCGAGACCCGGCCGGGGTGTCGTTCGGCTTGTGGACGGAGCGCCCGGAGCACGGGTGA